DNA from Microbacterium sp. SORGH_AS_0969:
CTTCACCTTCTCGACCCTCCTCGACGACGGCAAGGCCTCGGGCGTGCCCTTCTCGGTCGCCGGCGGCATCAACGCCGACACGATCCCGTCGGTGCGTGACTCGGGTGCCGTGGTCGCCGTGGCCGGCGGCGCGATCTACGGCGCGCCCGACGTGGGCGCTGCGGCTGCCGCTCTGCGCGCCGCGATCGCCTGATCGACCGCCAACAGCTGAGCGCCCCTCCTTTCGAGGAGGGGCGCTTTGTGTTTTGAGGAGCGAAACCCCTCAGGTGCCGGCTTCGACATGCCGGTCGACCGACTGCAGCGCCGGTGCCTGGCGGAGCATCCGGCGCAGCAGAGAGTTCAGCAGCTCGACCTCGTCGGGTCGGAACTCTGCCAGCACGATCTCCTGTCCCCGCAGGGAGACCGGCAGCATCTCGTCGTGCAGCGCGGCTCCGGCGGCCGTGAGGTACATCGGACGTGAGCCGCGCGGGCCGTCACTCAGCACGATCAGGCTGCGGGCGACGAGCGTGCTGACACTGCGAGATATCAGGGCGGGATTGAGCACGAGGAACTCGGACACGTCTTTGGCGGTCGCGCCCGGCTTTGTCGCCAGGGCCGACAGTACGCGCCACTCGTTGGTGCCGAGCGAAAAGCGGCTGCGCAGCTCGGCCGACTCCCGGCTCACGAGCGCGTTGGACAGGATCGACACGAGTCGAGGCGTGAAGTTCTCGGGGTCGACGATGCGATCGAGCGGTGCCGTCACGACGTCGAGGGTGTCGAACTGCGGGGGTACGGGCTTCGTCATTGAGCGGTCACCCTCCTTCCATTGTCGGTAGGGCCGGGGTATCGAAAGACCCTACGCCCCCCTCTCAGCACGTTACCAAGGTTTTATATCTCTAGTGCTTTACATGTAAACGAGATTGTGGTTCTCTAATGCCGCGGATGAGCAGAGCAGCTCGATCCCGACCCGAAGAACACGCGCCGCTCAGGAAGAGCGCCGTAAGCCATGCGATCAATGAGGAGGCAGGCGATGACAGTCGACGAACGCCGAGACACCCGACGCCCGAGTGTCAGCGAACTGGAAGACACCGCTTTCGAGCTGCGGACCAAGCTCCTGCAGCTGTGCGGAACGTACGAGGGTGCCGTGCACATCGGAGGCGATCTCTCCGCCGCCGACATCTTCACCGCCCTCTTCAGCTACGGCCTGGACGTCGACCCGTCCGACATCTCGAGCCCGACCCGAGACCGATTCGTGCTGAGCAAGGGGCACGCGGCGGTCTGCATGTACATCGCGATGGCGATCCGCGGGTTCTTCGACTACGACGACATCGTCCGCACCTACGGTCAGCTCGACAGCGCGTTCGGCATGCACCCCTGCAAGGTGCAGCTGCCCGGGGTGGAGTGCTCGACGGGGTCGCTCGGGCACGGACTGCCCATCGCGGTCGGCATGGCGCTGAGCGCGCGCGGTCGCGGCGAGGCCCACCGCGTCTTCTGCCTGCTCGGTGACGGAGAGACTGGCGAAGGGTCGGTCTGGGAGGCCGTCATGTCGGGGCGCAGCCAGAAGCTCGGCAACCTCGTCGCCCTCGTCGACCGCAACCGGCAGCTCATGACGAGCTTCGCCGAGGAGCGCGTGCTCTTCGAGCCCTACCCCGACAAATGGCGCGCGTTCGGGTGGAACGTCGTCGAGATCGACGGGCACGACATGAGCGAGCTCGTCGCCGCCATCGACGCGCTCCCGGATGCCGACAGCGAGGTGCCCACGGTCATCATCTGCGAGACCGTCAAGGGCAAGGGCGTCGACTTCATGGAGCGCAACCTCGCCTGGCACGCCGGCTCCCTCGGCGCGGCCGACCTGGAGCGGGCCCTCGCCTCCCTCGCCGCCAACCGTTCGTCCTCCAACGGATCGGAGCTCAACTGATGCCTGTCACCTTCACCTTCGGCGAGATGTTCTCGGCCCGCTCGGTCATCGGCACGACCCTGGCCGAGCTCGGCGACGACCACCCGAACCTCTGGGTGCTCACCCCCGACATCGGTGCCACCCTCCTGGAGTTCCGCGAGAAGTTCCCCAACCGCTTCATCGACGTGGGGCTCGCCGAGCAGGCGTGCGTCGGAATCGCTGCCGGACTCGCGTACGACGGCAACATCCCCGTCGTCTCGGGCATGCTCCCCTTCCTCAGCATGCGCGCGCTCGAACAGGTGCGCAGCGACATCTGCTACCCCAACCTGCCGGTGAAGATCATCGGCACGCACGGCGGTCTCGTCGGCAACGGCGGCTCGACCCACTACGCGGTCGAAGACCTGGCGCTGATGTGCGCGCTGACGAACATGACCGTCACTTCCGTCGGCGACCCGCTCATGGTGGGCGAGATCCTGCGCCAGTCGATGTCGATGCCGGGGCCACTGTACGTCCGTCTCGCGGTCGGCAAGAAGGACCGAGTGCTCTACGCCGAGGGCGAGCACGACATCCGCATCGGCAAAGGCATCGTCGCCCGCGACGGGAGCGACGTCACCGTCTTCACCCACGGCACGACGGTTGCTCAGGCGCTGGATGCCGCCGAGCAGCTCGCCGACGAGGGCATCTCGGTTCGTGTCGTCGACATGTTCACCCTCAAGCCGCTCGACGACGCGCTCGTGCTGCGCTGCGCCGACGAGACGGGTGGTCGATTCGTCGTGTTGGAGGACCACCTGGCCTACGGCGGACTGGCTTCGCGGATCTCTGACGTCATCGCGGATCGCGGTGTGCACCTGCGCTCCTTCGAGCGTCTCGGCATCCCCCAGGTCTACGCCGGCTTCGGCGACGACGAGGAGCTCCGCGACAAGCACGGCTACGGACTCGTCCACACCGTCGACGCCCTCCGCCGCGCGGCTCGCGCCTGACCCGCTGCTCATGGGAGACGAGAGATGAAGACCATAGCCGTCACGAAGGTCGGGCATCTTCAAGATGCCGATCTCGATGCTCGCGGTCGGATCGAGGTCGTGGACTTCCCCGAACCCGAACTCGGCCCGGAAGACGTGCGCGTGCGCGTCGCCTACTCCGCGATCTGCGGATCCGACCCGCACATCGCCGCGGGATTCTTCGGCGACGACGTGCCCATCGGACTCGGACACGAGCTGTCGGGCGTCGTCGAGGCCCTCGGCGAACGGGCGCACCGCAACGGGCTCGCCATCGGAGATCGTGTCGCCGGCAACTTCCTGCGGTTCTGCGGGACCTGCCCCCCGTGCAGGGAAGGGCGGCAGCAGTTCTGCCGGTTCATCCAGGAGTACAACCGTCCCGGCATGGCCGAGACCGTGACCTGGCACGAGTCGCAGGTCTACAAACTGCCCGACAGCGTCTCCTTGCTCGAGGGCTGCCTGCTCGAACCCACCTCCGTGGCGGTGCGCATCGCCGACAAGACCAACATGCGCGTCGGCGACCGCGTCGTCGTCTGCGGCGGCGGACCCATCGGCCAGCTGTGCCTGCAGGTGATGAAGCGCTTCGGTGCCACCTCCCTCACCATGATCGAGCCGCTCGCCGATCGCCGCACCATGGCGCGGCGATCAGGTGCCGACTACGTGATCGACCCGATTCACGAGAACCAGCACGCGGTGGCGATGGATCTCACCGAGGAGCGTGGCTACGACGTGGTCATCGACGCATCCGGTTCCACCCGTGCCACGCAAAGCCTGCTCGACCTCGCCGCGCAGGGCGGCACGGTGATCTACGGGGCGCAGTACCCCCACGACTACGACATGCCGCTGAACCTCACGCGATACCTCTACCTGCGCGAGCTCACGCTGACCGGTCTCTTCGTCTCGCCCTACGCCTTTCCGCGGGCGTTGCAGGTGCTGCCCTCCCTCGATCTGGGCGAGCTCACGCGTGCCGTGTTCGACATCGACGATGCCGCGCGCGCGTTCGACGAGCACCTGAGCGGACGTCACCCGAAGGTCGTCATCCGCTGCAACCCCGACCTGGAAGGACAGCTGTCATGACCGGTGTCGCCCAGACGGCGACGGCATACGCTCTCGAGGGCGTCGACGTCGTGAAGTCGTTCGACGGCGTGCACGCGTTGCAAAGGGTGAACCTTCAGGTGCGCGCGGGAGAGATCCACGCGCTGCTCGGCGAAAACGGAGCAGGAAAGTCCACACTCATCAAGGTGCTCACGGGGCTGTACACCGCGGACGGCGGCCGGATCGAGCGGGGCGGACAGCCCGTGGAGTTCGCGGGAGTGCGGGCCGCCCACCGGGCCGGGATCGTCGCTCTCTACCAGGAGCTGTCGATCATCCCCACGATCAGCGTCGCCGAGAACATCCTCCTGGGCGACGAGACGCCGCGCAGGGGCCTGTTCGTCGACCGCCGTGCGCTGCTGCGCCGCGCGGGCGAGCAGCTCGCCCGTCTCAACCAGCGCATCCCGCTCGGGAAGCTCGCCGGGCACCTCTCGCCCGTGCAACAGACGATGGTCGCGGTCGCGCGAGCCCTGGCCACCGACGCGCGGGTGCTCATCCTCGACGAGCCCACGGCATCCCTCACCGACATCGAGATCCGCGACCTGTTCACGGTGCTCCGGGCGCTGCGCGAAGACGGCGTCGCGATCGTCTACGTGTCGCACCGGCTCGAGGAGGTCTTCGAGCTCTGCGACCGGCTGACCATCATGCGCAACGGCCGCACGATCACCACGCGCGATGTCGCCGACATCACCGTCGACGAGGTCATCTCGACCATGGTGGGGCGCAAGGCGGATGAGCTGTTCCCCGACCGGGGCACCGCCACCTCCACCGTGACCCTCGCGGTCTCGGGCCTGACCGGCCGACGGGTGTCCGACATCAGCTTCGAGGCCCACGCGGGGGAGGTGCTCGGCATCGGCGGGCTGGCCGGTGCGGGGCGGAGCGAGGTGATGCGCATCCTCTCCGGTGCGCAGAAGCGCGCCGCCGGCGAGATCCGTCTCGACGGGGTCGAGCTCACACGGCCGGGGGTGGGTCCGGCGCTCGCAGCCGGCATCGCCCTCGTGCCCGAGGAACGCCGCACACAGGGCGTCATGGTGGGAGCTCCCATCCAAGACAACATCGCCCTGGCCAACCTCGGGACCGTCTCGAAGGCCGGATGGGTCTCACGCGCCCAGATCACCGAGCTCGCGCAGCGTTCGCTCCGCGACCTGCAGATCAAAGCGCGCGGGCCCCGACAGCCCGTCGGCCAGCTCTCGGGGGGAAACCAGCAGAAGGTCGTGCTGGCCAAGATGCTGGCGCGCGCTCCCCGCG
Protein-coding regions in this window:
- a CDS encoding MarR family winged helix-turn-helix transcriptional regulator, with amino-acid sequence MTKPVPPQFDTLDVVTAPLDRIVDPENFTPRLVSILSNALVSRESAELRSRFSLGTNEWRVLSALATKPGATAKDVSEFLVLNPALISRSVSTLVARSLIVLSDGPRGSRPMYLTAAGAALHDEMLPVSLRGQEIVLAEFRPDEVELLNSLLRRMLRQAPALQSVDRHVEAGT
- a CDS encoding transketolase, yielding MTVDERRDTRRPSVSELEDTAFELRTKLLQLCGTYEGAVHIGGDLSAADIFTALFSYGLDVDPSDISSPTRDRFVLSKGHAAVCMYIAMAIRGFFDYDDIVRTYGQLDSAFGMHPCKVQLPGVECSTGSLGHGLPIAVGMALSARGRGEAHRVFCLLGDGETGEGSVWEAVMSGRSQKLGNLVALVDRNRQLMTSFAEERVLFEPYPDKWRAFGWNVVEIDGHDMSELVAAIDALPDADSEVPTVIICETVKGKGVDFMERNLAWHAGSLGAADLERALASLAANRSSSNGSELN
- a CDS encoding transketolase family protein, producing MPVTFTFGEMFSARSVIGTTLAELGDDHPNLWVLTPDIGATLLEFREKFPNRFIDVGLAEQACVGIAAGLAYDGNIPVVSGMLPFLSMRALEQVRSDICYPNLPVKIIGTHGGLVGNGGSTHYAVEDLALMCALTNMTVTSVGDPLMVGEILRQSMSMPGPLYVRLAVGKKDRVLYAEGEHDIRIGKGIVARDGSDVTVFTHGTTVAQALDAAEQLADEGISVRVVDMFTLKPLDDALVLRCADETGGRFVVLEDHLAYGGLASRISDVIADRGVHLRSFERLGIPQVYAGFGDDEELRDKHGYGLVHTVDALRRAARA
- a CDS encoding sugar ABC transporter ATP-binding protein; translation: MTGVAQTATAYALEGVDVVKSFDGVHALQRVNLQVRAGEIHALLGENGAGKSTLIKVLTGLYTADGGRIERGGQPVEFAGVRAAHRAGIVALYQELSIIPTISVAENILLGDETPRRGLFVDRRALLRRAGEQLARLNQRIPLGKLAGHLSPVQQTMVAVARALATDARVLILDEPTASLTDIEIRDLFTVLRALREDGVAIVYVSHRLEEVFELCDRLTIMRNGRTITTRDVADITVDEVISTMVGRKADELFPDRGTATSTVTLAVSGLTGRRVSDISFEAHAGEVLGIGGLAGAGRSEVMRILSGAQKRAAGEIRLDGVELTRPGVGPALAAGIALVPEERRTQGVMVGAPIQDNIALANLGTVSKAGWVSRAQITELAQRSLRDLQIKARGPRQPVGQLSGGNQQKVVLAKMLARAPRVLLMDEPTRGIDVGTKAEIYRLIRQLASTGTTVILVSSELPELIGVSDRILIMHEGRLTADVPAATADDESLLSYCYGRVA
- a CDS encoding zinc-binding dehydrogenase; protein product: MKTIAVTKVGHLQDADLDARGRIEVVDFPEPELGPEDVRVRVAYSAICGSDPHIAAGFFGDDVPIGLGHELSGVVEALGERAHRNGLAIGDRVAGNFLRFCGTCPPCREGRQQFCRFIQEYNRPGMAETVTWHESQVYKLPDSVSLLEGCLLEPTSVAVRIADKTNMRVGDRVVVCGGGPIGQLCLQVMKRFGATSLTMIEPLADRRTMARRSGADYVIDPIHENQHAVAMDLTEERGYDVVIDASGSTRATQSLLDLAAQGGTVIYGAQYPHDYDMPLNLTRYLYLRELTLTGLFVSPYAFPRALQVLPSLDLGELTRAVFDIDDAARAFDEHLSGRHPKVVIRCNPDLEGQLS